One window of Camelina sativa cultivar DH55 chromosome 4, Cs, whole genome shotgun sequence genomic DNA carries:
- the LOC104783818 gene encoding mitogen-activated protein kinase kinase kinase ANP1-like — MDSKKFSDFSTLPPKNSPTKNVIVISSGSSSATMIPPLPQNPTLAVNPSPTILDGRRCSKNGEQVFHDAVQKPTDGVTPEGGLVNKSSPWVKSRLLGRGGFASVYLATCKNEERAIKTAEISRATSLMNEGRILRSLQSPFVISCSGEEIVREGADYHYNLILEYCSGGSIGDMLRIIQKGIMEFDVKLIARDVLVGLRDIHAKNIIHGDIKPDNLLLTPIFNHQNRFNRYVTKIGDFGLALEKGSVEYGDGSGHKRGTMRFMAPELISCGIVDFSVDIWAFGCSVLEMLTGKIVWEEYGGLVYKDLVNLIGHSNVIPYIPSGLSAEAQEFLRGCFVKEPKSRWGLGALMNHPFLNLDVKLPFNAK, encoded by the coding sequence ATGGATTCAAAGAAGTTCAGCGATTTCTCGACCCTGCCTCCCAAAAATTCACCTACAAAGAACGTCATAGTGATCTCCTCCGGTTCATCAAGCGCCACAATGATCCCTCCTCTTCCCCAAAACCCTACTTTGGCTGTAAACCCATCTCCGACCATTCTTGATGGACGACGCTGTTCCAAGAACGGTGAACAAGTCTTTCACGACGCTGTTCAGAAACCTACAGACGGAGTAACTCCCGAAGGTGGATTGGTGAACAAGTCTTCCCCTTGGGTCAAATCTCGGTTGCTTGGGAGAGGGGGTTTCGCCTCTGTTTATCTAGCAACGTGCAAGAACGAAGAGAGAGCGATCAAAACTGCAGAGATTTCACGTGCTACGAGTCTCATGAACGAAGGAAGGATCTTAAGAAGTTTACAATCTCCTTTTGTGATTAGCTGTTCGGGCGAGGAGATTGTACGGGAAGGAGCTGATTATCATTACAACTTGATACTTGAGTATTGCTCTGGAGGAAGTATAGGAGATATGCTCAGGATCATTCAGAAAGGGATAATGGAGTTTGATGTAAAGCTGATCGCTAGAGATGTTTTGGTTGGTCTGAGAGATATCCACGCCAAAAACATTATTCACGGTGACATTAAACCGGACAATCTCTTACTGACCCCTATTTTTAATCACCAAAATAGGTTTAACAGGTATGTAACCAAGATTGGGGATTTTGGTTTAGCACTAGAGAAAGGTTCGGTGGAGTATGGAGATGGATCGGGTCATAAGAGAGGTACTATGCGCTTTATGGCTCCGGAGCTGATAAGTTGTGGTATTGTGGACTTTAGTGTTGACATTTGGGCATTTGGATGTTCGGTTTTGGAGATGTTAACCGGGAAAATAGTTTGGGAAGAGTACGgtggtttggtttataaagatTTGGTCAATCTAATCGGTCACAGTAATGTCATTCCTTATATACCGAGTGGGTTATCTGCAGAAGCACAAGAATTTCTAAGGGGATGCTTTGTTAAGGAGCCTAAATCAAGGTGGGGGCTCGGTGCACTCATGAACCATCCCTTTCTCAATTTGGATGTAAAATTGCCTTTTAATGCAAAATGA
- the LOC104780429 gene encoding transcription factor MYB48-like isoform X1: MDRTGGHTSGLNRTGKSCRLRWVNYLHPGLKRGKMTPQEERLVLELHAKWGNRWSKIARKLPGRTDNEIKNYWRTHMRKKAQEKKRPASPTSSFSNCSSSSMTTTTTNTQETSCHSRKSSGKVSFYDTGGSRSTGDMMNQETEDVYSMDDIWREIDHSAVNIIKPVKDIYSEQSHCLSYPTLASPTWESSLDSIWNMDADQSKMSSSFANDQFPFCFQHSRSPWSSG, translated from the exons ATGGACAGAACAGGAGGACATACTTCTG GTTTGAACAGAACAGGAAAGAGTTGCAGGCTAAGGTGGGTTAATTACCTACACCCTGGTCTCAAACGTGGCAAGATGACCCCTCAAGAAGAGCGCCTTGTCCTTGAGCTTCACGCAAAGTGGGGAAACAG GTGGTCAAAAATAGCTAGGAAATTGCCGGGACGAACCGATAACGAGATAAAGAACTACTGGAGGACTCACATGAGGAAGAAGGCTCAAGAAAAGAAGCGTCCTGCGTCACCAACTTCCTCATTTTCCAACTGCAGCTCTTCATCTATGACCACTACCACCACCAACACTCAAGAAACATCGTGCCACTCGCGTAAATCTTCAGGGAAAGTGAGCTTCTACGACACTGGAGGATCCCGATCCACGGGGGATATGATGAATCAAGAAACCGAAGATGTATACTCAATGGATGACATATGGAGAGAGATTGATCACTCCGCGGTAAACATAATAAAACCAGTTAAAGACATCTACTCAGAACAAAGCCATTGCTTAAGTTACCCAACTCTGGCTTCTCCAACATGGGAAAGCTCATTGGATTCTATATGGAACATGGATGCAGATCAAAGTAAGATGTCGTCTTCTTTTGCAAATGATCAGTTCCCTTTCTGTTTCCAACACAGTAGATCGCCATGGTCCTCAGGTTAA
- the LOC104780429 gene encoding transcription factor MYB48-like isoform X3, which produces MGFYSKSIRFEGGGRKIRIGLNRTGKSCRLRWVNYLHPGLKRGKMTPQEERLVLELHAKWGNRWSKIARKLPGRTDNEIKNYWRTHMRKKAQEKKRPASPTSSFSNCSSSSMTTTTTNTQETSCHSRKSSGKVSFYDTGGSRSTGDMMNQETEDVYSMDDIWREIDHSAVNIIKPVKDIYSEQSHCLSYPTLASPTWESSLDSIWNMDADQSKMSSSFANDQFPFCFQHSRSPWSSG; this is translated from the exons ATGGGATTTTATAGCAAAAGTATCAGGTTTGAAGGTGGAGGGAGAAAGATAAGAATAG GTTTGAACAGAACAGGAAAGAGTTGCAGGCTAAGGTGGGTTAATTACCTACACCCTGGTCTCAAACGTGGCAAGATGACCCCTCAAGAAGAGCGCCTTGTCCTTGAGCTTCACGCAAAGTGGGGAAACAG GTGGTCAAAAATAGCTAGGAAATTGCCGGGACGAACCGATAACGAGATAAAGAACTACTGGAGGACTCACATGAGGAAGAAGGCTCAAGAAAAGAAGCGTCCTGCGTCACCAACTTCCTCATTTTCCAACTGCAGCTCTTCATCTATGACCACTACCACCACCAACACTCAAGAAACATCGTGCCACTCGCGTAAATCTTCAGGGAAAGTGAGCTTCTACGACACTGGAGGATCCCGATCCACGGGGGATATGATGAATCAAGAAACCGAAGATGTATACTCAATGGATGACATATGGAGAGAGATTGATCACTCCGCGGTAAACATAATAAAACCAGTTAAAGACATCTACTCAGAACAAAGCCATTGCTTAAGTTACCCAACTCTGGCTTCTCCAACATGGGAAAGCTCATTGGATTCTATATGGAACATGGATGCAGATCAAAGTAAGATGTCGTCTTCTTTTGCAAATGATCAGTTCCCTTTCTGTTTCCAACACAGTAGATCGCCATGGTCCTCAGGTTAA
- the LOC104780429 gene encoding transcription factor MYB48-like isoform X2: MVNQAEKELFTNKRKIKERKRRREMKMMQEENRKGPWTEQEDILLVNFVHLFGDRRWDFIAKVSGLNRTGKSCRLRWVNYLHPGLKRGKMTPQEERLVLELHAKWGNRWSKIARKLPGRTDNEIKNYWRTHMRKKAQEKKRPASPTSSFSNCSSSSMTTTTTNTQETSCHSRKSSGKVSFYDTGGSRSTGDMMNQETEDVYSMDDIWREIDHSAVNIIKPVKDIYSEQSHCLSYPTLASPTWESSLDSIWNMDADQSKMSSSFANDQFPFCFQHSRSPWSSG, translated from the exons ATGGTGAACCAAGCTGAGAAAGAACTTTTtactaacaaaagaaagataaaagagagaaagagaaggagagagatgaAAATGATGCAAGAGGAAAACCGAAAAGGTCCATGGACAGAACAGGAGGACATACTTCTGGTAAATTTCGTTCACTTATTTGGAGACCGACGATGGGATTTTATAGCAAAAGTATCAG GTTTGAACAGAACAGGAAAGAGTTGCAGGCTAAGGTGGGTTAATTACCTACACCCTGGTCTCAAACGTGGCAAGATGACCCCTCAAGAAGAGCGCCTTGTCCTTGAGCTTCACGCAAAGTGGGGAAACAG GTGGTCAAAAATAGCTAGGAAATTGCCGGGACGAACCGATAACGAGATAAAGAACTACTGGAGGACTCACATGAGGAAGAAGGCTCAAGAAAAGAAGCGTCCTGCGTCACCAACTTCCTCATTTTCCAACTGCAGCTCTTCATCTATGACCACTACCACCACCAACACTCAAGAAACATCGTGCCACTCGCGTAAATCTTCAGGGAAAGTGAGCTTCTACGACACTGGAGGATCCCGATCCACGGGGGATATGATGAATCAAGAAACCGAAGATGTATACTCAATGGATGACATATGGAGAGAGATTGATCACTCCGCGGTAAACATAATAAAACCAGTTAAAGACATCTACTCAGAACAAAGCCATTGCTTAAGTTACCCAACTCTGGCTTCTCCAACATGGGAAAGCTCATTGGATTCTATATGGAACATGGATGCAGATCAAAGTAAGATGTCGTCTTCTTTTGCAAATGATCAGTTCCCTTTCTGTTTCCAACACAGTAGATCGCCATGGTCCTCAGGTTAA
- the LOC104780430 gene encoding UDP-galactose/UDP-glucose transporter 5, with translation MAELDSVNEAKDKEKKKKLWKAVFAISGIMITLVIYGLLQEKIMRVPYGLKKEYFKHSLFLVFCNRLTTSAVSAGALLASKKVLDPVAPLYKYCLISVTNILTTTCQYEALKYVSFPVQTLAKCAKMIPVMVWGTLIMQKRYRGFDYFVAFLVTLGCSVFILFPAGDDISPYNKGRENTVWGVSLMVGYLGFDGFTSTFQDKLFKGYNMEIHNQIFYTTICSSILSFTGLILQGHLLPAVDFVSRHRDCLFDIALLSTVATASQFFISYTIRTFGALTFAAIMTTRQLVSIMLSCIWFSHPLSWEQCIGSVIVFGSLYAKNLVKKRSEKPQAAQEPPPDEEAQPLKGNP, from the exons ATGGCAGAGCTTGATTCTGTAAACGAAGCCAaggacaaggagaagaagaagaagctatggAAAGCTGTTTTCGCTATCTCTGGTATTATGATCACTCTCGTCATCTATGGTCTTCTtcag gaaaagatcatgagAGTGCCTTATGGATTGAAAAAAGAGTACTTTAAAcactctttgtttcttgtcttttgtaATCGGCTCACTACATCAGCTGTTTCTGCTGGTGCTTTACTG gCGAGCAAGAAAGTTTTGGATCCTGTAGCTCCGCTTTATAAATATTGTCTCATTTCAGTAACTAACATCTTAACTACAACATGTCAGTATGAGGCCCTCAAGTATGTGAGTTTCCCTGTACAAACTCTGGCTAAATGTGCCAAGATGATACCTGTAATG GTCTGGGGAACTCTCATCATGCAGAAAAGGTACAGAGGATTTGACTATTTTGTGGCTTTCCTCGTGACCCTTGGGTGCTCGGTGTTTATTCTCTTTCCG GCAGGAGATGATATTAGTCCGTACAACAAGGGAAGAGAAAACACCGTGTGGGGTGTATCCCTGATGGTTGGTTATCTTGG GTTTGATGGCTTTACAAGCACATTCCAAGACAAACTCTTCAAAGGTTATAATATGGAAATACATAACCAGATATTCTACACAACAATTTGTTCATCCATTCTCAGTTTCACTG GCCTTATACTGCAAGGGCATTTACTCCCAGCTGTGGACTTTGTTTCTCGGCATAGAGATTGTCTATTTGACATTGCTTTGCTTTCCACC GTGGCAACAGCCAGccaatttttcatttcttacaCTATTAGGACATTTGGTGCTCTAACGTTTGCTGCCATAATGACTACAAGACAG cttgtgAGCATCATGCTCTCCTGCATCTGGTTCTCACATCCGCTTAGCTGGGAGCAGTGTATTGGATCT GTAATTGTGTTTGGATCTCTATATGCTAAAAACTTGGTGAAGAAGAGATCAGAAAAGCCGCAGGCAGCTCAAGAACCTCCACCGGATGAAGAGGCTCAACCTCTGAAGGGAAACCCTTAA
- the LOC104783819 gene encoding glycogen synthase kinase-3-like — MSNSTSSDRLGQWDEDSNRPHKKRKYSQTRSETNVIEDDADSSSKRNRSILRKPKSDSWVVARFLGSDSNASVYLALRTTEEGVDDLPSRMAIKSNEISESAYLMIEEKFLTRLESPYIVSCYGHEITEEKKEKKKYFNTILEYCPGQTLEKHIKGHREGLPIDDVKRLASDILRGLKRIHGEEIIHRDIKPKNILLTSVNRAFAMYGYSKDKAMISG; from the coding sequence ATGTCGAATTCAACATCTTCTGATCGATTAGGTCAGTGGGACGAAGACTCGAACCGTCCCCACAAGAAGCGGAAGTATTCACAAACCAGATCAGAGACGAACGTGATAGAGGATGATGCAGATTCGTCGAGCAAGAGGAACCGTTCAATCCTAAGAAAGCCAAAGAGCGATTCGTGGGTGGTGGCTCGTTTTCTCGGAAGCGACTCAAACGCCTCTGTTTACTTAGCCTTAAGAACGACCGAAGAAGGCGTAGACGATCTTCCTTCCAGGATGGCCATCAAGTCTAACGAGATCTCAGAATCAGCATATCTCATGATCGAGGAGAAGTTCTTAACCCGTCTCGAAAGCCCATACATCGTGTCTTGCTACGGCCACGAGATaacagaggagaagaaggagaagaagaagtacttCAACACCATACTCGAGTACTGTCCTGGCCAAACCCTTGAGAAGCATATCAAAGGCCACAGAGAAGGGTTACCAATTGATGATGTGAAGAGATTGGCTAGCGATATCTTGCGTGGTCTCAAGCGTATACACGGAGAAGAGATCATTCACCGCGACATCAAACCAAAGAACATCTTACTCACGTCTGTGAACAGAGCATTTGCCATGTATGGGTATAGCAAGGACAAGGCTATGATCTCTGGTTAG